ATCATCGTAAATACAAGCAAAACAGACAATAGTTTTTTCACTGCTTAAAGACTCCTGGTTTATTAAATTTAGGTTATTTTAAGGGCTAACCAATAAGCCCAAAGTACTTTTGTTTAATTGAATTTAAGAATATCAAATTTCCTAATATTATACCATATACACGATACTATATATACAATTATGCAAAACAATATTGTTAACTTTTATATATTATCGTATCATTAAAGAGAGTGCTGCTTCCGTTACGGAAGTAAAGCAGATAAAACAAAAAAGCTCCTGTATAGGGCTTTTTAAATATGCTAATAAAAAAATACCGCGAACTTTTTTAAGTTAGTTCGCGATATTGGCTGCAGGCACTGCCTGCTGGTAGCGGCGGTGGGATTCGAACCTACGACACTCCGGGTATGAACCGAATGCTCTAGCCAACTGAGCTACGCCGCCATAACGCGATAATTCGCCAACTATTGTAAGCTGACGAATCATCTATAAGATTGGTTGCGGGGGAAGGATTTGAACCAACGACCTCCGGGTTATGAGCCCGACGAGCTACCAGACTGCTCTACCCCGCGACGTTTTGCCGCTATTAAAGCGGCAAAATATATTGTATTATATTTTCACATAAAAGTCAACTTATTTCACCCGTTTAAATTATATTTTATGCAGGACATTTTAGTTTATTCTTCTCACCTTTAAGTATAGGGGAGAGCTTTTTATAGATAACAATTGTTATTATCACACTTAAAAGCCCTTTGATAAATGTAAACGGCAGGTTAAACATTAAAAGCGCATCCCATAAGGTATTGACAGATGGATTGAATACCTGATATGCAGATATAATAGTCTCCATTGGCATAAATGCAGTGTATATAGGATATACGATGTAGTAGTTTGAAAATAAACTAACGATAGCCATTGTAGCGGCCCCGACTAAGGAACCGATAAGTGCGCCTTTTTTGGATTTCATCTTTTCATAGATAAGGCCTGCCGGCAATACAAAGCATACACCTAAGATGAAGTTAGACAGTTCGCCAACTCCGCCGGAAGTAGTAAAAAGCAAGTGTATCAAGTTTTTGATAAAGCATACTGAAACACCGCTTAAAGGCCCGAGGGAGAAAGTTGCTATAAGGGCGGGAAGCTCTGAAAAGTCCATCTTAATAAAAGACGGGATCAGCGGAACGCTGAATTCCAGTACCATAAGTATTGCTGCGATTGCAGACAGCATACCTGTCATTGTGATTTTTCTGATTTTTTTACTGCTCATTTTTTCCTCCTAATAACCAAGGGGTCATTTAGATGTAAATTTTAAATAAAAAAACCTCAGATAAAAATCCGAGGCAAATAATTCTCTAAAACACATCTTCTTTCATCCAGACTTTAACTGTCGGCAATGGAATCACACCATTTCAGCTTCACGCTCGCGGGCTAGCATATATGCATTACCGCCGATCGGGAATTTCACCCTGCCCCGAAGTTCATTTATTAATTTATATTTAAAATATCACAAAAGGACTTTAAAATCAACTGTAATTTTTAATTAAATATCCTTCCAAATTATCACTGTCGCTAACGACGATCTCGTTTAGATTTAAAGAGTGCATGACAGATATAAGTATTATTGCTCCAAAGGGAATGATATCAGCACGCGACTTTTCAAGGCCTACTATATTATACCGCTGCTCAATTGTAGTAGACGTTAAAAGATCTGCCATCTCTTCAATCTCGTCAAGCTTTAAACAAAGCCCATGTACTTTTGATGCATCGTAATCTGCTATTTTTAACTTCATGGTGCAAAGCGTGGTTGCAGTTCCACTTATGCCGTATACAGGAAGAACGGGGGTAAGCAAGTTAAGTTCAGAAAAAAATTCATGAGCCATTTCCGCACATTCATCGTATACGCTTTTGCCAATTTTGTCTGCATCAGGGTACTTATATAGCCATCGTACCACGCCGGCTTGGAAGCTCTTTGAATAGTTGAGCACGCCATTTTCACCGAATATGATTTCAGTGGACCCGCCGCCTATATCGATTATTCCACCAGTACCGTTTTTACCGACCGCTCCTAAAAAACCCAGTTTGGCTTCTGCAGCCCCGGAAATAATTTCTATGTTAAGGCCGGTTTCATTAAAAACAGTTTGAAGGAATCCTTTTTTGTTTTTAGCGTCTCTAACTGCGCTTGTCCCAAAGCAGATTATCTTGTCTGCATTTAGTGACTGTGCTTTATCGCGGAATTTTAAAAGGGCATCTATTGCACGCTTGGTTGCAGCATCGGTAATCATACCGTCTAATATCCCTTCGCCTAAGCGTACCAATAAAAGCTCTTTACTAAATACATTAAAGCCTGATAAAGCCTTATCTGCTATCATCATTCTAATGGTATTTGTACCTATATCAATAATTGCGTATCTCATTGCTTAAAACGTTATAAATATCAAAAAAAGATAAAAAATACTTATACCACTTTCATGATTCTTTAAATTTTATTTCACCCTCCATTATCCAGCCCAATTTTTCCCTTGCAACTTTTTCAATGTATTCATTTGAAGTTACATAAGAAATATTTTCCTCGGAAAATTGGTTTTCAATTACGGCTTCTTCTTTTTGTTCGGTAAGTGTGGCTATTTCTTCGTTTTGAGACCTTATAAGCGTTTCCTGGTTAAAAAACACAATAGCAGCATATACTGCACACAAAAACAGCAAAAAGAATTTAAATCTGGGTGATACTTTTCTTTTTTTTGCTATAGACATATAAAAAACCTCTTTTATACGCTAGTATATATATACTATTACCGTTTTTCACTAATAAGTCAATTACGTTTTGGGGTTTTTAATAAAAAGTTTGATAATTTTGGTAAAAATACTGTTAAATACTCTGGATATACTTAAGCTATACATTAAAAATCCTGCTACATAACCTAAGACCACATAAAATCTGAGTTCACCGGAACTTGTTATATATGAAACATATATGAAAATTAAAACGGCAGTCGCCGCAAACAATGTATCAAAGATAGCTGTAGTTATTTTTTTAGATAAAAAAATACGACGGAGAATCCGGTAAAATTCGTATGCCAAACCCGCAATAATTCCACCGTAAACCGCAACAAGAAAAATATAAAACTGGCTTTCGTAAAGAGACATTTATCCCTCCGTTATCTAAAGACTTTTGAGAAAAATCCACGGTTACGCCGCTCTTCGTGGTCACTGTAATCTAAAGACTGTATAACGCCGTCTATAATAAGCTGGCCTTCCTCTAAGTTTAGCCTGTTTATATGTAGATCTTCACCATTTATGGTTATTGCTCCGCAGGTCGTTATGAATATTATTTCATTTTCGTTAAAACTGTCTACGTCTAAAACTCCGGTGACATTTGCACGTTCACGCGAATCAATGGTCACCTTATGTGATTTGTCCGATATGCGCTTGACCTCGTCCTCTTTTAGCATAGCTTTCTCCTTTTTGTACTTTTTATATTATAGATGTATACGTATAATTAAATTTAAATATGCTAAATTATTGACTTTAAAAGTCAATAATTATATTATTAAATGAAGCTAAAAAAGCTTTTAAAAATTAAAGAAAGATTTGAGAGTTTTTATGAAAAGGATATTGTTATTTTTATTGTCGATAGCATTGCTTTTTTCAATAACCGCGTGCGGCAGTGAAGAAGAGCCGCAGACCTCAGCTACTCAAACTCAAGAACCAGAGCCTTCGGTAACAGTAGAGGCGGGTTCGCCAACTACGGGGCTTCCAGGTAATACAGAATATAAGCCGGTTGCAGTAATGATAGAAAACTCATCCGCTGCACGTCCGCAGACCGGTATACAGGCAGCGGACATAGTATATGAAGCACCGGTGGAATCTTCTATAACACGCTTTATGTGCATATTTAACGATAACTATCCGGAAGTGGTAGGGCCGGTACGTTCTGCACGTATTTACTATATAAAATGGCAGCAGGAATGGGATGCGGCTTTTGTGCATTACGGCGGGCCGCAGGATGAAGGAAGAGAGTCCTACATATACGGAGACAATGCAGCCAGTGTTAAAGTCCGTATTAATGGTGTTTGGGGAAGGGACTCTAAATTTTTCTGGAGATCATCTGCCAGGAGCGCCCCGCATAATGCATATACAAATGTTGCAGTAGATGTAGGGCAGATCGATTATACACAAGTAGCCTTAAATACGCTTCTGTTTTCAAGTACAAAAGATTATGGCACGTCTACGGCAACGAGAATAGGGATACCGTTTTCTTCATCTAACAAGTATTTTGTTGAATATAATTATGATAGCGGCAAAGACGTTTATGTAAGAAGCATGAGCGGTAAAAAATTTACAGATGCAGCTACGGGAAATGCGGTGGAAGTTACAAATGTTATCGTGCAATATGCAAATGTCTATGTTATAAAAAATGACAGCGGCGGCAGAAAAAATATAGACTTGGTCGGTGAAGGCAAGGCGGAGTTTTTTATCGGTGGTAAACATATCACGGGAACATGGAAGAAGACGAGCTACGACTCCGGCACTGTATTTTATGATGACAACGGTAAGCAGATAGAACTTCATCCGGGGAATACCTGGATACATATTCAGCCTGATACTAATACAATAGTGTTTAGTTAAAAATAAAAAAGAGCGGTTAAGTAACCGCTCTTTTTTAAATCTCTTATTTTTTTATATAGACTTTTTCAATTTGATTTACAAAAGTATAATGGAAATCTGCTTCCGGATAAAGCTGCGGTATTATCGACTTATCTATAAAGCACTCTTCATCCAAGCGCTGGCAATACAGCTTTCTGACAAATATGACAATCTTTGATTCGGCGAAATACGGCGGATCTCCTAAAAGAGTAAAGCCACATTTGGCTATCTTGTCTTCATCTCTGCCGGAGACAGTTCCACAGTAATTCATGTCTTTTCTATGGCCGTCTTCTAAAAAATTAAGGGTAAAGCGGTCTGTGCTGTTTACAAATTCCAAAGTATATCGCTGCGGGCGTATATAACATACTGCAACAGGGCGGCGCCATAAAATACCGTAGCATCCCCAGGCCGCTGTCATTGTATTGATTTTTCCGTCTGGTTTTTTAGCTGTTATAAGCATCCAGTCTTTATCCATGAGTGAAAATACATTGCCGGTTAACTCACTAGGCGGTATTTCAACAAAGTTATTTTCCATTTTCTTTTCCTCCTTTAAATTTTCAGCTCATAATAAGATATGAGTTTATAAACGGCTCTATGTCGCCATCCATCACTGCGCGGATATTCCCGTTTTCAGTACCTGTTCTATGGTCTTTGACCAAAGTGTACGGGTGGAAGACATAAGAGCGGATTTGGCTGCCCCATTCTATTTTTTTGACTTCGCCTTTCAAATCTTTCATTTCTTTAATGCGTTCTTCTTCGCGTTTTTCCAAAAGCTTTGATTTTAGCATTTTCATAGCCGTCTCTTTATTTTGTATCTGCGAGCGTTCATTTTGGCACTGGACTACTATTCCAGTTGGCAGATGGGTTATCCTGATTGCGGAATCCGTCTTGTTAACGTGCTGGCCGCCAGCACCGGAAGCCCTGTATGTATCTATCCTTAGGTCATCTGTATCTATTTCTATGTCTTCATCATCCTCTATTTCAGGCATAACGTCAAGAGATGCAAAAGAGGTATGGCGCCTCTTAGCCGCATCGAAAGGGGATATCCTGACTAAGCGGTGCACTCCTTTTTCTGCACGCAGGTAACCATAGGCATTGAGGCCTTCAACCATAAATGTAACGCTTTTTATGCCTGCTTCGTCGCCGTCTAAATAGTCTAGCACTTTAACGGTAAAGCCTTTTTTCTCGCAGTACCTTAGATACATTCGGTATAACATAGAGACCCAGTCTTGTGCTTCGGTCCCGCCGGCTCCTGCATGCAAAGACAGTATCGCATTACAGTAGTCATATTTCCCGGACAAAAAGGATTTAAGCCTAATATCCTCAACTTCGACTAAAAGAGAAGTAATTTCCTCTTCACATTCTTTTAACATGCCCTCTTCGCCTTCTTCTTCTGAAAGCTCAAGCAGGGTTTTTACATCTTCAAGCCTTTTAGTTAGGGCACTGAATGAATTTATCTTATCTTCGAGGGGTTTTATGTGTTTATTGACTCGGGAAGCATTTTCTATGTCTTCCCAAAAGCCTTCTTGGTTCATTTGCTCCTTTAGGCCGTCTAGCTCTTGCTGAAGTCTAGGCAGGTCAAAGTGAATCACCTGCCTCTTTTAGCATTTGATCGGCTTTGTTAAGTGAAGCATAAAGTTCGTCTAGCTGTATCAAAGTATCACATCCTTATTCGTTTCTTCCGCAGCAATTTTTATATTTTTTCCCGCTTCCGCAGGGGCAAAATTCGTTTCTGC
This genomic stretch from Eubacteriales bacterium harbors:
- a CDS encoding ECF transporter S component; translated protein: MSSKKIRKITMTGMLSAIAAILMVLEFSVPLIPSFIKMDFSELPALIATFSLGPLSGVSVCFIKNLIHLLFTTSGGVGELSNFILGVCFVLPAGLIYEKMKSKKGALIGSLVGAATMAIVSLFSNYYIVYPIYTAFMPMETIISAYQVFNPSVNTLWDALLMFNLPFTFIKGLLSVIITIVIYKKLSPILKGEKNKLKCPA
- a CDS encoding septum formation initiator family protein, with the protein product MSIAKKRKVSPRFKFFLLFLCAVYAAIVFFNQETLIRSQNEEIATLTEQKEEAVIENQFSEENISYVTSNEYIEKVAREKLGWIMEGEIKFKES
- the yabQ gene encoding spore cortex biosynthesis protein YabQ; its protein translation is MSLYESQFYIFLVAVYGGIIAGLAYEFYRILRRIFLSKKITTAIFDTLFAATAVLIFIYVSYITSSGELRFYVVLGYVAGFLMYSLSISRVFNSIFTKIIKLFIKNPKT
- the yabP gene encoding sporulation protein YabP; amino-acid sequence: MLKEDEVKRISDKSHKVTIDSRERANVTGVLDVDSFNENEIIFITTCGAITINGEDLHINRLNLEEGQLIIDGVIQSLDYSDHEERRNRGFFSKVFR
- a CDS encoding DUF3048 domain-containing protein; its protein translation is MKRILLFLLSIALLFSITACGSEEEPQTSATQTQEPEPSVTVEAGSPTTGLPGNTEYKPVAVMIENSSAARPQTGIQAADIVYEAPVESSITRFMCIFNDNYPEVVGPVRSARIYYIKWQQEWDAAFVHYGGPQDEGRESYIYGDNAASVKVRINGVWGRDSKFFWRSSARSAPHNAYTNVAVDVGQIDYTQVALNTLLFSSTKDYGTSTATRIGIPFSSSNKYFVEYNYDSGKDVYVRSMSGKKFTDAATGNAVEVTNVIVQYANVYVIKNDSGGRKNIDLVGEGKAEFFIGGKHITGTWKKTSYDSGTVFYDDNGKQIELHPGNTWIHIQPDTNTIVFS
- a CDS encoding flavin reductase family protein, coding for MENNFVEIPPSELTGNVFSLMDKDWMLITAKKPDGKINTMTAAWGCYGILWRRPVAVCYIRPQRYTLEFVNSTDRFTLNFLEDGHRKDMNYCGTVSGRDEDKIAKCGFTLLGDPPYFAESKIVIFVRKLYCQRLDEECFIDKSIIPQLYPEADFHYTFVNQIEKVYIKK